The following coding sequences are from one Salinicoccus sp. Bachu38 window:
- a CDS encoding redoxin domain-containing protein, which produces MNRARHVLLITILSAAIGFTLYQALLNNMGISDSLDSNPETGIEIGAKAPDFTLETLEGEKMTLSELEKPVMLNFWASWCPPCKAEIPHMVNFYDSQEGDVEIIAVNMLHQENSEEDMKGFHEEYALNFPVPLDENGRVTDMYQVKSIPTSYFIDSNGYIAYKYTGPMTEQSISSTFGNID; this is translated from the coding sequence GTGAATAGGGCCAGGCATGTCCTCCTCATTACCATATTATCTGCAGCAATCGGATTTACCCTGTATCAGGCGCTGTTAAATAATATGGGGATAAGTGACAGCCTGGATTCAAATCCGGAGACTGGTATCGAAATTGGGGCTAAAGCACCTGACTTCACCCTCGAAACGCTTGAGGGCGAAAAAATGACTCTCAGTGAGTTGGAAAAACCGGTGATGCTGAATTTCTGGGCTTCATGGTGCCCACCCTGCAAAGCTGAAATACCCCACATGGTCAATTTTTATGACTCCCAGGAGGGGGATGTGGAAATTATTGCAGTAAATATGCTGCACCAAGAGAACAGCGAAGAAGACATGAAGGGATTCCATGAGGAATATGCATTGAATTTCCCTGTGCCACTTGATGAAAATGGAAGGGTTACAGACATGTACCAGGTCAAATCAATTCCCACTTCATATTTCATCGATTCGAATGGGTACATCGCGTATAAATATACCGGACCTATGACAGAACAGTCCATAAGTTCAACTTTCGGCAATATAGACTAA
- a CDS encoding sulfite exporter TauE/SafE family protein, which produces MDATFIIMIFLIGFIGSFISGMVGIGGSIIKYPMLLYLPSMLGIAAFSSHEVAGISAVQVFFATIAGVWAYKSSGYLNMRLIAYMGGAILIGSLLGGYGSEFLTETQIDIVYAVLATIAVIMMFLPKKELPFHPGDDLDFNGPLAAALAFITGAAAGIVGAAGAFILVPIMLVLLKIPTRVTIATSLAVTFISSIGTTIGKVATDQVLYGPAAIMIVASLIAAPLGAKAGQNMDTRILQWILALLILGTAVKIWTEVLM; this is translated from the coding sequence ATGGACGCCACTTTCATCATCATGATCTTTCTGATCGGATTCATCGGTTCCTTCATCTCCGGGATGGTAGGAATCGGTGGCTCCATCATCAAATATCCGATGTTGCTCTATCTCCCCTCCATGCTCGGAATCGCTGCATTCTCCTCGCACGAGGTAGCAGGCATCAGTGCCGTACAGGTTTTCTTCGCAACCATTGCTGGCGTATGGGCATATAAGAGCAGCGGATACTTGAACATGAGGCTGATTGCCTATATGGGTGGCGCCATCCTCATAGGCAGCCTTCTCGGGGGCTATGGATCAGAGTTCCTTACTGAAACACAAATAGACATCGTCTATGCAGTTCTTGCAACAATTGCTGTCATCATGATGTTCCTCCCAAAGAAGGAACTCCCCTTCCATCCTGGTGATGACCTTGATTTCAATGGTCCTTTGGCAGCTGCACTTGCTTTTATCACCGGTGCAGCAGCAGGTATTGTTGGTGCAGCAGGAGCATTCATTCTCGTACCAATCATGCTTGTCCTCCTTAAGATACCCACCAGGGTAACGATTGCCACCAGCCTTGCCGTCACCTTCATCTCATCCATCGGCACCACCATCGGTAAAGTTGCCACAGACCAGGTGCTCTATGGGCCAGCAGCTATCATGATTGTTGCGAGCCTCATCGCCGCACCTCTGGGTGCCAAAGCAGGGCAGAACATGGACACCAGGATTCTCCAATGGATATTGGCATTGCTTATTTTGGGTACGGCGGTGAAAATATGGACGGAAGTGCTCATGTAG
- a CDS encoding MBL fold metallo-hydrolase has translation MFFKQFFDKKLAQTSYMVACQKTKDAIIIDPKRVIDEYEEVAEAEGFNITQVTETHIHADFASGLRDAAKRFNATAYVSDEGDENWKYENMPEDTVYLKDGDIVNVGNIELKVIHTPGHTPESISFVLTDRGGGSDEPMGIFTGDFLFVGDIGRPDLLEEAAKMEGTTEEGANAMFNSLKKMNDYPDFMQVWPGHGAGSACGKSLGAVPLSTLGYERKNNWVFEYENKDAFTKELTSDQPEPPSYFAQMKKVNKEGLPEFKVKEVEVGTPDTLPGQLFDLRSKEEFKKGFKKGAINIPYNDKFLQFAGWYVDYDQPMTVIANPEYSTTLQEELASIGFDNLQLIVPADKADKYFDDSYENVSPEDFIQNYEDKHILDVRSTSEYKEGNIDNAHHVHFGHLNEKEVPFSTDDTIYVHCQSGVRSAIAMSALKARGFDNVVNIEKGYAGIKEAIS, from the coding sequence ATGTTCTTTAAACAATTCTTCGATAAAAAACTTGCACAGACCTCCTATATGGTGGCTTGTCAGAAAACGAAAGATGCAATCATCATCGATCCAAAACGCGTCATTGATGAATATGAGGAAGTAGCGGAAGCTGAAGGCTTCAACATCACCCAGGTGACTGAAACACACATCCACGCCGACTTCGCTTCCGGCCTTCGTGACGCTGCAAAACGCTTCAATGCGACAGCATATGTATCTGACGAAGGCGACGAGAACTGGAAATACGAAAATATGCCGGAAGATACCGTCTACCTCAAAGACGGCGACATCGTCAATGTCGGCAATATCGAATTGAAGGTCATCCACACCCCAGGCCACACGCCTGAAAGCATCTCCTTCGTACTGACCGACCGTGGTGGCGGCAGCGACGAGCCGATGGGCATATTCACAGGCGACTTCCTTTTCGTTGGCGACATCGGCCGTCCGGATCTGCTCGAAGAAGCAGCCAAAATGGAAGGAACAACTGAAGAAGGTGCCAACGCGATGTTCAATTCCCTCAAGAAAATGAATGACTACCCCGACTTCATGCAAGTATGGCCAGGCCATGGCGCCGGCAGCGCATGCGGCAAATCCCTGGGGGCAGTACCTTTATCCACACTCGGGTATGAGCGCAAGAATAACTGGGTATTCGAATACGAAAATAAAGACGCATTCACCAAAGAATTGACGAGCGACCAGCCCGAACCACCAAGCTACTTCGCCCAGATGAAGAAGGTCAACAAGGAAGGCCTGCCTGAATTCAAGGTGAAGGAAGTCGAAGTCGGTACACCTGATACGCTTCCAGGCCAGCTGTTCGACCTCAGAAGCAAGGAAGAATTCAAAAAAGGATTCAAAAAAGGCGCCATCAACATCCCATACAATGACAAATTCCTTCAATTTGCAGGATGGTATGTAGATTATGATCAGCCGATGACAGTGATTGCGAATCCGGAATACAGCACAACGCTTCAGGAAGAACTTGCATCCATCGGTTTTGACAACCTGCAACTGATCGTGCCTGCTGATAAAGCCGACAAGTACTTCGATGACTCATATGAAAACGTATCACCTGAAGACTTTATCCAGAACTATGAAGACAAGCACATCCTTGATGTGCGTTCCACTTCCGAGTATAAGGAAGGCAATATCGATAATGCACACCACGTCCACTTTGGGCATCTCAACGAAAAAGAAGTGCCATTCAGCACAGACGATACAATCTATGTCCACTGCCAATCCGGCGTACGTTCAGCCATTGCAATGAGTGCACTTAAAGCACGCGGCTTCGATAATGTCGTCAATATTGAAAAAGGCTATGCCGGCATTAAAGAAGCGATAAGCTAA
- a CDS encoding DsrE/DsrF/DrsH-like family protein translates to MSDIQTKYHINDADQLVEANEYLLDVREPFEYEMGHIAEADNVSVNEIEERLDELPKDRRIHVYCQRGKRGANAEAILKRNGFDAVNLEEGYSAYTGKYDSANEAAEENAPGSNENVELNPSRVKVEASGLQCPGPLLKVNEVMGELEPGQQMEITVTDFGFCTDVEAWARKTGHSVLKNEKSGDKVVVVLQKNAPQSKTDGEDHQMVETKDGATMVVFSGDMDKALASFIIATGAKSMGKDVTMFFTFWGLNVIKDPNAPKKKKSGLDKAFSMMMPKSASKLPISNMNMFGLGSKMIQYVMKKKKVDALTEMIEKADKLGVKMVACTMSMDIMAIDEDELLPNVNFGGVGTYLGDAENGNLNLFI, encoded by the coding sequence ATGAGTGACATACAAACAAAGTACCACATTAATGATGCCGACCAACTGGTCGAAGCAAATGAATATCTACTGGATGTAAGAGAACCTTTCGAATATGAGATGGGACACATTGCCGAGGCAGACAATGTATCCGTGAATGAAATTGAGGAACGCCTTGACGAACTCCCCAAAGACAGAAGAATCCATGTATATTGCCAGCGTGGCAAACGTGGCGCAAATGCTGAAGCAATACTGAAACGTAATGGGTTTGATGCAGTAAACCTTGAAGAAGGCTACTCGGCCTACACTGGTAAATATGATAGTGCAAACGAAGCTGCAGAAGAAAATGCTCCAGGCTCAAATGAAAACGTTGAACTCAATCCAAGCCGGGTGAAAGTCGAAGCAAGTGGACTGCAATGTCCCGGTCCCCTTCTCAAAGTGAATGAAGTGATGGGAGAACTCGAACCTGGACAACAGATGGAAATCACGGTCACAGATTTCGGCTTCTGTACGGATGTCGAAGCATGGGCGCGCAAAACAGGACATTCCGTTCTTAAAAATGAAAAATCGGGAGACAAGGTCGTAGTGGTGCTGCAGAAGAACGCCCCTCAGTCCAAGACCGACGGCGAAGACCATCAGATGGTGGAAACCAAAGATGGCGCGACGATGGTCGTATTCAGCGGAGACATGGATAAAGCATTGGCTTCATTCATCATTGCCACCGGTGCAAAAAGCATGGGTAAAGATGTCACCATGTTCTTCACATTCTGGGGACTTAATGTCATCAAAGATCCAAATGCACCGAAAAAGAAGAAATCCGGTCTGGATAAGGCGTTCAGCATGATGATGCCAAAATCCGCCTCCAAGCTTCCGATCTCCAACATGAACATGTTCGGGCTGGGGTCCAAAATGATCCAATATGTAATGAAGAAGAAGAAAGTTGACGCGCTTACTGAAATGATCGAAAAGGCAGATAAACTTGGCGTCAAAATGGTCGCCTGCACAATGAGCATGGATATCATGGCCATTGATGAAGACGAGCTTCTTCCCAATGTCAATTTCGGCGGCGTAGGCACTTATCTCGGCGATGCAGAAAACGGCAACTTGAACCTCTTCATATAA
- a CDS encoding metal-sensitive transcriptional regulator: MEEQTVYDKAVINRIHRLQGQINGALKMIEEGKDCKDVVTQLSAAKSALNRTMNVIVSENLVQCVRESMNNPDEDTDELVKEAVELLNKSR, translated from the coding sequence CTGGAAGAACAGACGGTTTACGATAAAGCTGTAATCAATCGCATCCATCGCCTGCAAGGCCAGATCAACGGTGCACTGAAAATGATCGAGGAAGGCAAGGACTGCAAGGATGTCGTCACCCAATTGAGCGCAGCAAAAAGCGCCCTCAACCGGACGATGAACGTTATTGTCAGCGAGAATCTTGTACAGTGCGTTAGAGAATCGATGAACAACCCTGATGAGGACACGGATGAACTTGTCAAAGAAGCAGTTGAATTGCTAAATAAAAGCAGATGA
- the argF gene encoding ornithine carbamoyltransferase, whose translation MNFYGKNFLKEYDFNKDQLETLIDFAEHLKKKEKHGIPQRFMSGKHIALIFEKQSTRTRSAFTVAASKLGANVEYLSKNDMQLGAKESVEDTAKVLGTMFDGIAFRGFEQETVEALGEHAGVPVWNALTNEWHPTQMLADFLTIKEYLCTYHGKTVTFVGDGRNNVSHSLLVTGAILGVNINIVAPESLQPALSVQKLAKELQQQSGSRSLITSDVEKGVYGSDVIYTDVWCSMGEEDALDERYELLHPYQVNQQLMDMTGKKNTIFLHCLPAIHDTTTDVGKLAYEKFGVDGLEVTDEVFRSSYSKVFEQAENRMHTIKALLAVTCGDVY comes from the coding sequence ATCAACTTTTATGGCAAGAACTTTTTGAAGGAATATGATTTCAACAAAGACCAGCTCGAAACCTTGATCGATTTTGCGGAACACTTGAAGAAAAAAGAGAAACACGGTATCCCTCAGCGTTTCATGAGCGGCAAACATATTGCTCTTATCTTCGAGAAGCAGTCGACACGTACGCGTTCCGCCTTCACTGTGGCTGCGAGCAAACTCGGCGCAAACGTTGAATACTTAAGCAAGAACGACATGCAGCTTGGGGCAAAGGAATCGGTGGAGGATACAGCCAAAGTGCTGGGAACGATGTTTGATGGCATCGCCTTCCGAGGGTTTGAACAGGAAACGGTCGAAGCGCTCGGCGAGCATGCTGGGGTTCCCGTATGGAATGCCCTCACAAATGAATGGCATCCGACCCAGATGCTGGCTGATTTCCTGACGATAAAGGAATACCTCTGCACCTACCATGGAAAGACAGTCACTTTTGTAGGGGATGGCAGAAATAATGTGTCCCATTCTCTTCTCGTGACAGGGGCAATTCTTGGGGTGAACATCAATATTGTAGCACCCGAGTCCCTGCAGCCTGCACTTTCTGTACAAAAACTGGCCAAGGAGCTTCAACAGCAGTCCGGAAGCCGATCACTGATCACTTCAGATGTGGAAAAGGGCGTCTATGGCAGTGACGTCATATATACCGACGTCTGGTGCTCCATGGGGGAAGAAGATGCACTTGATGAACGCTACGAACTTCTTCATCCATACCAGGTGAACCAGCAGCTGATGGACATGACAGGGAAGAAAAATACCATTTTCCTCCATTGTCTCCCGGCAATTCATGATACAACGACTGATGTGGGCAAGCTCGCCTACGAAAAATTCGGCGTTGATGGACTTGAAGTGACCGATGAAGTATTCAGAAGCAGCTATTCGAAAGTGTTCGAACAGGCTGAAAACCGTATGCACACAATCAAAGCTTTACTCGCTGTAACTTGCGGCGATGTCTACTAG
- the guaC gene encoding GMP reductase: MENVFDYEDIQLIPNKCIVDSRSDCDTSVTLGRHTFKLPVVPANMQTIIDESIALKLAQEGYFYIMHRFQPETRMDFISKMKDKGLITSISVGVKEEEFGFVDQLKKENLVPDYITIDIAHGHSNSVIRMIQYIKEHLPETFLIAGNVGTPEAVRELEHAGADATKVGIGPGKVCITKIKTGFGTGGWQLAALRWCAKAASKPIIADGGIRTHGDIAKSVRFGASMVMIGSLFAGHEESPGETVERDGRKYKEYFGSASEFQKGEKKNVEGKKMYVDYKGPLGDTLREMEQDLQSSISYAGGDSLDAIRTVDYVMVKNSIFNGDKVY; this comes from the coding sequence ATGGAAAATGTATTTGATTACGAAGATATCCAGTTGATTCCGAATAAATGCATAGTAGATAGCCGATCTGATTGTGATACATCCGTCACACTTGGCAGGCATACATTCAAATTGCCTGTTGTCCCTGCCAACATGCAGACGATTATTGACGAGAGCATTGCACTGAAATTGGCGCAGGAAGGCTATTTCTATATCATGCACCGTTTCCAGCCGGAAACACGCATGGATTTCATCAGCAAGATGAAGGACAAGGGACTGATTACTTCAATCAGTGTTGGAGTAAAGGAAGAAGAGTTCGGCTTTGTCGATCAGCTGAAAAAAGAAAACCTTGTGCCTGACTATATTACAATTGATATCGCCCATGGACATTCGAACAGTGTCATCAGAATGATCCAGTATATCAAGGAACATCTTCCTGAAACTTTCCTGATTGCCGGGAATGTGGGCACACCTGAAGCGGTTCGTGAGCTTGAACATGCAGGCGCGGATGCTACAAAAGTAGGCATCGGGCCCGGGAAAGTATGCATCACGAAGATAAAAACAGGATTTGGCACAGGAGGCTGGCAGCTTGCCGCTCTGAGATGGTGCGCAAAAGCGGCTTCAAAACCCATCATTGCCGATGGCGGCATAAGGACGCATGGTGACATTGCCAAGTCCGTCCGTTTTGGCGCGTCCATGGTGATGATCGGTTCGCTGTTTGCAGGACATGAGGAATCACCGGGGGAAACTGTGGAGAGGGATGGTAGGAAATATAAGGAATACTTCGGTTCCGCTTCAGAATTCCAAAAAGGTGAAAAGAAGAATGTGGAAGGCAAGAAGATGTATGTGGATTACAAAGGGCCACTCGGCGATACTCTGAGAGAAATGGAGCAGGATCTGCAATCCTCCATTTCCTATGCCGGGGGCGATAGTCTGGATGCAATCCGCACCGTCGATTATGTGATGGTCAAAAACTCGATTTTCAATGGGGATAAAGTGTACTGA
- a CDS encoding prephenate dehydrogenase: MNIVIVGLGNIGGSFALSLRENAGEHTVYAIDVDENTLQHAEREGIIHQGFTEPEEILPQADLIIFAVYPLILKTLVEKYIPLLKENVILTDVTGVKRSIIGQIEPLLPESADFVFGHPMAGRENRGLKYASGEVFKGANYLFTLTDRNRDSNIQLLTSLVKRMGFKNVSSVTPEFHDDVIGFTSQLAHVIALSLINSDDVQRNTKQYTGDSYRDLTRITNINENLWPELFIMNKDYLLDHIDRFKSQMDLLKDAIETEDVDTMKEMMIEARRRYHDLHNLELPDSE, encoded by the coding sequence ATGAATATTGTCATAGTTGGCCTCGGAAACATTGGTGGCTCGTTCGCATTATCTTTAAGGGAAAACGCAGGCGAACACACTGTATATGCAATTGATGTGGACGAAAATACACTGCAGCATGCTGAACGGGAAGGCATCATCCATCAGGGGTTCACCGAACCCGAAGAAATCCTGCCTCAGGCAGATCTGATCATTTTTGCAGTATATCCACTCATACTGAAAACATTGGTGGAGAAATACATACCACTTCTAAAGGAAAATGTCATTCTGACGGATGTCACCGGCGTAAAACGCTCGATAATCGGACAGATCGAACCGCTTCTGCCCGAATCTGCAGACTTCGTCTTCGGCCATCCTATGGCCGGCAGAGAAAACAGAGGATTGAAATATGCCAGCGGCGAGGTCTTCAAGGGTGCGAATTATCTGTTTACATTGACAGATAGGAACAGGGATTCGAACATCCAGCTGCTGACCTCCCTCGTCAAAAGGATGGGATTCAAGAATGTTTCCTCCGTAACACCCGAATTCCACGATGATGTCATCGGTTTTACAAGCCAGCTGGCACATGTCATTGCCCTGTCACTCATAAACAGCGATGATGTCCAGAGGAACACAAAGCAGTATACAGGAGACAGCTACAGGGATCTGACACGCATCACCAATATCAATGAAAACCTATGGCCGGAACTGTTCATCATGAACAAGGATTATCTGCTCGACCACATCGACCGTTTCAAATCACAGATGGACCTCCTGAAAGACGCGATCGAAACGGAAGATGTCGATACGATGAAGGAAATGATGATAGAAGCCAGACGCAGATATCATGATCTGCATAACCTTGAACTGCCGGATTCCGAGTAG
- the aroF gene encoding 3-deoxy-7-phosphoheptulonate synthase, translating into MIIHVAHNAKEQEIQDLVRNIEGAGFGVNRSDGKNRTVIGLIGDTSRVTENDFAKYKIVDAVHRIQAPYKKANRQFHEDDSVIDIDGVKVGAENFLVCAGPCSVENEDDMVALGKKLKAAGANTFRGGAFKPRTSPYAFQGLGLEGLRILNVVKEETGLPIVSELMSTDYIDDFVESVDVIQVGARNMQNFDLLKAIGETDKPVLLKRGMSATMKEWLMSAEYVMAGGNDNVIFCERGIRTFETATRNTLDIQAVPVIQKESHLPIVIDPSHAAGVRHLIPSMAKAAVMAGANGLQIEVHEDPENAWSDGQQCLTPDEFEELMQTINMLLDIEKKTAAGKQIVQQ; encoded by the coding sequence ATGATAATTCATGTTGCGCATAATGCAAAAGAGCAGGAGATCCAGGATCTGGTCAGGAATATAGAAGGAGCTGGTTTCGGGGTGAACCGTTCGGACGGCAAGAACCGGACTGTGATCGGACTGATTGGCGATACTTCAAGAGTGACGGAGAATGACTTCGCAAAGTACAAGATTGTGGATGCCGTCCACCGTATCCAGGCGCCTTACAAGAAAGCGAATAGACAGTTCCACGAAGACGACAGTGTGATTGATATCGATGGTGTCAAAGTAGGGGCTGAAAACTTCCTGGTATGTGCAGGGCCGTGTTCTGTTGAAAACGAAGATGACATGGTGGCGCTTGGCAAGAAGCTTAAAGCAGCAGGTGCAAATACATTCCGCGGGGGCGCGTTCAAACCGAGGACATCCCCATACGCTTTCCAGGGACTCGGCCTTGAAGGGCTGCGCATCCTCAATGTCGTCAAAGAAGAAACGGGACTTCCGATCGTGTCCGAACTGATGTCCACCGACTACATCGATGATTTCGTTGAATCGGTGGATGTCATCCAGGTGGGTGCCCGCAACATGCAGAACTTCGACCTGCTGAAGGCAATCGGCGAGACAGATAAGCCGGTTCTGCTGAAGCGAGGCATGTCGGCAACGATGAAAGAATGGTTGATGTCTGCAGAATACGTCATGGCGGGTGGCAATGATAACGTCATCTTCTGTGAAAGAGGCATCCGCACCTTCGAAACCGCGACACGTAATACACTGGACATCCAGGCTGTGCCGGTCATCCAGAAAGAGTCCCACCTGCCTATCGTCATCGATCCGAGTCACGCAGCGGGTGTAAGACACCTCATCCCATCCATGGCCAAAGCGGCAGTGATGGCAGGTGCGAATGGACTTCAGATAGAAGTGCACGAAGATCCTGAAAATGCATGGAGCGACGGACAGCAGTGCCTGACTCCGGACGAGTTTGAAGAACTGATGCAGACGATCAATATGCTGCTTGATATCGAAAAGAAAACAGCGGCAGGAAAACAGATCGTCCAGCAATAA
- a CDS encoding chorismate mutase — MNEHEKLRHRIDELDAELIALFEARMEVASHIAEYKLENDIPVFDETREEQVVCKNVGRLQDQSLEIYADSFFRHLMALSRKRQHENLRNYTISHKL, encoded by the coding sequence ATGAATGAACATGAAAAATTGAGGCATAGGATCGATGAGCTGGATGCAGAACTGATTGCGTTATTTGAAGCACGAATGGAAGTTGCAAGCCATATTGCCGAATACAAATTGGAAAATGACATTCCCGTGTTTGATGAAACGCGGGAAGAGCAGGTCGTTTGTAAAAATGTAGGAAGGTTACAGGACCAAAGCTTGGAGATTTATGCAGACTCGTTTTTCAGGCACCTCATGGCACTCTCCAGAAAACGGCAACATGAAAACCTTAGGAATTACACAATCTCCCATAAACTATAA
- a CDS encoding homoserine O-succinyltransferase: protein MPIKIIEGLPVRERLHKENVYTIEATRAHTQDIRPLRMLILNLMPKKEETELHLLRLLGNTPLQIDVDFMYMSTHHSRNTPTSHLQKYYHNLEEVRNRRYDGMIVTGAPVEKLDFDQVDYIEELRDIIEWSRTHVFSRFFICWGAQFALNHYFGIQKSILPTKLFGVFDYNNLIPTHPLLRGFDDVYQVPQSRHTQIDMEAIEDIDDLNILTSHPQFGPDILSTEDQRDLFIFGHLEYERDTLKNEYDRDLAGGREIAIPHNYFPEDNPTAAPIFSWKSHGHLLFSNWINETYQNTYYDLTELE from the coding sequence ATGCCTATTAAAATCATTGAAGGCCTCCCGGTCCGGGAGCGCCTCCATAAGGAAAATGTATATACCATAGAAGCGACCCGGGCGCATACGCAAGATATACGCCCGCTTCGCATGCTTATTTTGAACCTGATGCCCAAAAAGGAAGAAACGGAACTTCACCTTTTGCGGCTGCTCGGGAATACACCGCTGCAGATCGATGTCGACTTCATGTATATGAGTACACACCACAGCAGGAATACGCCGACCAGCCATCTTCAGAAGTACTATCATAATCTGGAAGAGGTACGCAACCGGCGGTACGATGGCATGATTGTCACAGGAGCGCCGGTAGAGAAGCTCGATTTTGACCAGGTGGATTATATTGAAGAACTGCGTGATATCATCGAGTGGTCGAGGACCCATGTATTCTCCAGGTTCTTCATCTGCTGGGGGGCACAGTTTGCTCTCAACCACTACTTTGGCATACAGAAATCCATATTGCCGACCAAACTGTTCGGAGTATTCGACTACAACAACCTGATACCCACCCATCCGCTTCTAAGGGGATTTGATGATGTCTACCAGGTGCCCCAGTCGCGGCATACACAGATTGATATGGAGGCAATAGAGGATATTGATGACTTGAACATCCTCACATCACATCCGCAATTCGGTCCGGACATCCTGAGTACAGAGGATCAACGTGACCTGTTCATATTTGGTCATCTGGAATACGAACGGGATACACTGAAGAATGAATATGACCGCGATCTGGCAGGCGGCCGTGAGATTGCCATTCCCCACAACTACTTCCCCGAGGACAACCCGACAGCTGCGCCTATATTCAGTTGGAAAAGCCATGGACATCTTCTTTTCAGCAACTGGATCAATGAAACATACCAGAACACCTATTATGACCTGACAGAATTAGAATAG
- a CDS encoding O-acetylhomoserine aminocarboxypropyltransferase/cysteine synthase family protein translates to MTENHRFETKQLHAGQEVDPTTNSRALPIYQTTSYVFDDTKHAAELFGLQDTGNIYTRIMNPTTAALETRVAELEGGVAGLGVASGMAAITYAIQAVASTGDHIVSSASLYGGTHTLFTHTFKKFGIETSLVDSKDPENVSREIKENTKAIFVETIGNPEGNVEDLEALAKIAEDNGVPLIVDNTFATPYLCRPIEHGAHVVVHSATKFLGGHGTSIGGVIVDGGNFNWDNGKFPGLTEPDASYHDLVFTDAFGPAAYAFKIRTTLLRDTGAALSPFNAFLLTQGIETLSLRMERHVENAKTVAKFLENHDKVEWVDYAGLESSEYHGLQQKYLPKGASSIFTFGVKGGYEAGKTFIESLELFSLLANVGDAKSLVIHPASTTHSQLKEDEQLSGGVRPEMIRLSVGLEHVDDIIDDLKKGLDAI, encoded by the coding sequence ATGACAGAGAATCACCGTTTCGAGACAAAACAGCTTCACGCCGGACAAGAAGTGGATCCCACCACAAATTCACGCGCCCTTCCCATCTATCAGACGACTTCCTATGTATTTGATGATACGAAGCATGCTGCAGAACTGTTCGGCCTGCAGGATACAGGCAATATATACACGCGTATCATGAATCCGACAACTGCCGCTTTGGAAACACGTGTTGCAGAGCTCGAAGGCGGCGTCGCTGGCCTTGGTGTTGCGTCCGGTATGGCTGCCATTACATATGCCATCCAGGCTGTAGCAAGCACCGGAGACCACATTGTCTCCTCCGCCAGCCTGTATGGGGGCACTCATACACTATTCACCCACACATTCAAAAAGTTCGGCATTGAAACAAGTCTTGTTGATTCGAAAGATCCTGAAAATGTTTCACGTGAAATCAAGGAGAATACGAAGGCGATCTTTGTAGAAACCATCGGCAACCCGGAAGGCAATGTGGAAGATTTGGAAGCATTGGCGAAAATTGCAGAGGATAATGGCGTACCACTTATCGTGGATAATACATTCGCCACTCCGTATCTCTGCCGCCCGATTGAGCACGGCGCACATGTTGTTGTTCATTCAGCTACAAAATTCCTTGGCGGCCATGGCACTTCAATCGGAGGGGTAATCGTCGATGGCGGAAACTTCAATTGGGACAACGGGAAGTTTCCGGGTCTGACAGAACCGGATGCGTCCTACCATGATCTTGTCTTCACTGATGCGTTCGGACCTGCTGCCTATGCATTCAAAATCCGTACCACCCTGCTCAGGGATACCGGCGCAGCACTTTCTCCGTTCAATGCATTCCTCCTTACGCAAGGGATTGAAACGTTGTCACTACGGATGGAGAGGCATGTGGAGAATGCAAAGACGGTTGCCAAATTCCTGGAAAACCATGATAAAGTGGAATGGGTCGACTATGCAGGCCTTGAGTCCAGCGAGTATCATGGACTACAGCAGAAGTATCTTCCAAAAGGTGCCTCTTCCATATTTACATTCGGTGTCAAAGGCGGATATGAAGCCGGCAAGACATTCATAGAATCCCTCGAACTCTTTTCACTGCTTGCCAATGTTGGAGACGCCAAGTCACTCGTCATCCACCCGGCTTCCACAACCCACTCCCAGCTTAAGGAAGATGAACAGTTGTCAGGTGGCGTAAGGCCGGAAATGATCCGCCTGTCTGTCGGCCTGGAGCATGTGGATGACATCATAGACGATCTAAAAAAAGGTCTGGATGCGATTTAA